The following are encoded in a window of Cryptococcus gattii WM276 chromosome M, complete sequence genomic DNA:
- a CDS encoding Asparaginase, putative (Similar to TIGR gene model, INSD accession AAW46858.1): protein MTGQQTAKRRSVLMIGTGGTIASEATASGLAPLRQDTFFRRIRQHPSLTSPLHFSSTSVSFSSPVITTVIDKNIKYPKLITPELDDEGRHVEYEIMDLDRHMDSSEMTPAEWNKIAALVHQNWDGYDGFVILSGTDTLAYTAAILSFLFKGTGKPIIITGAQIPLSRPRSDGWTNILDSLFVAGTLPYAGVGIVFNHQVLHGTRATKTSPNLFAAFTSPCIPPLINLNVKITLDSTLSLPPRSTTPPAPLIALHTDPTVLSVHIYPGLTGFLLSAQIAAVPTCKAVILSAYGSGNLPLDLGNGVLEALKKMVQREVLVVVISQCAIPNVYPLYTQGRTLLDIGVLPGYDLTHEAAFAKLIWLVSRPDLTFKQRQELFETPLVGEMSV from the exons ATGACAGGTCAACAAACAGCTAAACGACGAAGTGTATTGATGATTGGTACGGGCGGTACCATCGCCTCTGAAGCAACTGCATCCGGTCTCGCACCT CTCCGACAAGACACATTCTTCCGCCGTATCCGGCAGCATCCTTCGCTGACTTCCCCTCTCCACTTTTCCTCCACCTCTgtctccttctcttccccaGTCATCACCACGGTCATCGACAAGAACATTAAATATCCCAAACTGATCACCCCGGAgctggatgatgaaggGCGGCATGTTGAGTATGAGATTATGGACTTGGATAGACATATGGACAGTAGCGAGATGACACCTGCGGAGTGGAATAAGATTGCGGCGTTGGTGCATCAGAATTGGGACGGATATGATGGGTTTGTCATCTTGTCCGGGACTGATACTTTG GCATACACCGCGGCTATCTTATCGTTCTTGTTCAAAGGTACCGGGAAACcaatcatcatcactgGAGCTCAAATCCCTCTCTCTCGACCGAGATCAGACGGCTGGACGAATATCCTCGATTCGCTCTTTGTCGCCGGCACCTTGCCTTATGCCGGTGTGGGGATTGTCTTTAACCACCAAGTATTACATGGTACCAG GGCAACCAAGACGAGCCCAAACCTCTTTGCCGCATTCACCTCCCCCTGTATCCCTCCGCTCATCAACCTCAACGTCAAAATCACTCTCGACTCTACCCTCTCCCTCCCGCCAAGATCTACCACACCTCCTGCACCACTCATCGCTCTCCATACTGACCCTACCGTCCTTTCCGTCCACATCTACCCCGGTCTCACCGgtttccttctctccgCCCAAATCGCCGCCGTGCCCACTTGCAAAGCTGTCATACTTTCAGCTTACGGCTCGGGTAACTTGCCTCTCGATTTGGGAAATGGAGTGTTGGAAGCATTGAAAAAAATGGTGCAGCGAGAAGTGCTGGTGGTCGTCATTTCACAGTGTGCAATACCGAATGTTTATCCGTTGTATACCCAGGGGAGAACGCTTCTTGATATTG GCGTCTTGCCAGGTTATGACTTGACGCACGAAGCGGCCTTTGCAAAACTCATTTGGCTTGTCTCAAGGCCCGATTTGACATTCAAACAGAGGCAAGAGTTGTTCGAGACGCCGTTGGTCGGGGAGATGTCTGTGTAG
- a CDS encoding rRNA-binding ribosome biosynthesis protein UTP23 (Similar to TIGR gene model, INSD accession AAW46860.1), protein MRQKRAKTYKRVMTLYTQTFGFRQPFQILVSQDLLLEGAKSELNMPKQFVTVTQGECKPMITQCCMEALYKLGKPVQKTTDLAKTFERRKCNHRTALEPDECLKDVIDKGATNKHRYILGTQSTALLTAMDRIPGLPVIHFNPRGVLVLSPPSTATIREKNKVEEERRLEGVKVLEGVVDGGNVVGADLAPVSAGSAEKRSRKVKGPNPLSVKKKKTPGQDKREESKKRGRDEEEEVKGDEGDMNAEGKRKRKRKKKKSAVGEAIEELNATNAQRAEKKAVSEGSEGSDEE, encoded by the exons ATGAGACAGAAGAGAGCAAAGACATATAAGCGGGTAATGACCCTTTACACGCAGACCTTTGGATTTAGGCAGCCCTTCCAAATCTTGG TTTCCCAGGATTTGTTGTTGGAAGGAGCCAAATCAGAATTGAATATGCCTAAGCAGTTTGTCACCGTCACCCAGGGCGAGTGCAAGCCAA TGATAACGCAATGTTGCATGGAGGCTCTCTATAAGCTTGGAAAACCTGTGCAAAAGACAACAGACCTTGCCAAAACATTTGAAAGACGAAAATGTAATCATCGAACAGCATTAGAGCCGGATGAGTGTTTGAAGGACGTTATCG ATAAAGGAGCTACAAACAAACACCGATATATCCTAGGCACCCAATCCACCGCCCTTCTCACCGCCATGGATCGTATCCCCGGCTTACCCGTCATCCACTTTAACCCGCGGGGCGTCCTCGTCCTTTCCCCACCATCGACCGCCACTATCCGAGAGAAGAACAAGgtagaggaagaaagacGTCTGGAGGGAGTCAAGGTTCTTGAAGGTGTTGTTGATGGGGGGAACGTGGTTGGTGCCGATCTTGCACCTGTATCGGCTGGATCAGCAGAGAAGAGGAGTAGGAAGGTGAAGGGCCCGAACCCGTTGAgtgtgaagaagaaaaagacTCCAGGCCAGGAtaagagagaagaaagtaaaaagaggggaagggatgaggaagaggaagtgaAGGGGGATGAAGGGGATATGAATGCTgaggggaagagaaagagaaagaggaagaagaagaagagtgcGGTTGGTGAGGCTATTGAAGAGTTGAATGCTACGAATGCCCAGCGAGCGGAAAAGAAGGCTGTTTCTGAGGGTAGTGAGGGCAGCGATGAAGAATAA
- a CDS encoding Hypothetical protein (Similar to TIGR gene model, INSD accession AAW46871.1; CNM00150): MIPNQQQSVEQDDWEIDQEAPKKPIRQPKIANPVGYAGNTYPNAIPSSQNAGPTYGGVTELAQANRGVGDANEDDDDWFRGDRPTTNRQIWDSANARSSSTTIIAPQALPTPTVQLLRRTPNSASFGSNSPSNGVNGEKKGKSMEERAEEYRLARERIFGTAADRAASDASSPSVQGSAGQNATTPSSSTPSPAAFGKLSLNPSDKDRKQDRRSTSGNGRQRGHNPSGANAGNNNNSNDSSNSRFGENGGVTGNGRERDGSYSSYTQRDGSYNRFPADTPRDLSSAYTFTPTSSSSSSSPSLSATRMIDRPFAGLVPSQVRTARSPNPTNTANVTNSTYPIYPNNPMGRPATTGGNGNPGIRGGGYSSSTDMTPGSAAPRVATGAQGGVVRQPLGPGAGQAGGFGIGFGGAGARVGGEGSLGYGNGYGYGYGGNDDRSACAGGNRGYSGNGSNGSGNRGAESNYSPGFRNARQ; encoded by the exons ATGATTCCTAATCAACAACAATCGGTTGAACAAGATGACTGGGAGATTGAC CAAGAGGCACCCAAAAAACCGATCAGGCAACCCAAGATAGCGAATCCTGTCGGTTACGCAGGAAACACATATCCCAATGCAATTCCTTCCTCGCAGAATGCCGGCCCGACTTATGGAGGTGTGACCGAACTAGCACAAGCAAACAGAGGAGTAGGGGATGCGAACGAAGACGACGATGATTGGTTCAGAGGTGATAGACCAACGACGAACCGTCAAATTTGGGACTCCGC AAACGCTCGCAGCTCCTCTACGACAATCATAGCCCCTCAAGCGCTTCCAACACCTACTGTTCAACTCTTACGCCGTACTCCCAATTCAGCCTCTTTCGGTTCTAATTCGCCTAGTAATGGAGTAAACggtgagaagaagggaaaaagtATGGAGGAGAGAGCGGAGGAATACCGGCTAGCAAGGGAGCGGATCTTTGGTACCGCGGCCGACCGTGCGGCTTCTGACGCATCCAGTCCATCTGTTCAAGGCAGTGCCGGCCAAAACGCCACCACGCCGTCTAGTTCTACCCCGTCCCCTGCAGCATTCGGCAAGCTTTCTCTCAACCCATCCGATAAAGACAGAAAACAAGATCGACGGTCTACAAGCGGTAACGGTAGACAGAGGGGGCATAACCCAAGTGGAGCCAATGCTGGGAACAACAATAACAGCAACgacagcagcaacagccGGTTTGGTGAGAATGGTGGTGTAACTGGAAATGGAAGGGAGCGGGATGGGTCTTATAGCAGTTACACCCAGCGAGACGGGAGTTATAATCGGTTTCCAGCTGATACTCCACGCGACCTCTCCTCCGCATATACATTTACTCCcacatcatcatcttcttcatcatcgCCCTCATTGTCAGCGACGAGAATGATAGACCGGCCGTTTGCAGGTCTGGTACCATCCCAAGTCCGAACTGCGCGCTCTCCAAACCCTACCAATACTGCGAACGTTACTAATTCGACATATCCCATTTATCCGAATAATCCAATGGGGCGTCCCGCTACAACCGGGGGAAATGGGAATCCCGGAATAAGAGGTGGCGGGTATTCATCTTCGACGGACATGACCCCAGGATCAGCTGCACCACGAGTAGCGACCGGGGCACAAGGAGGTGTAGTGAGACAGCCTCTTGGACCGGGTGCTGGGCAAGCTGGAGGGTTTGGAATTGGATTTGGCGGAGCTGGAGCCAGGGTTGGTGGTGAAGGAAGTCTGGGATATGGTAACGGCTATGGATATGGGTATGGGGGTAATGACGACCGCAGTGCTTGTGCTGGTGGTAACCGCGGCTACAGTGGAAACGGTAGTAATGGGAGCGGAAATCGAGGGGCAGAATCAAATTACTCTCCTGGATTTCGTAACGCTAGACAATGA
- a CDS encoding Hypothetical protein (Similar to TIGR gene model, INSD accession AAW46862.1; CNM00140), with the protein MTIPLHRIRFYDHTPSPITAIQYSPLPLPAPSSTPSQTPPAHPGECIIARENGHIEIWKHVSDKQTDSYGNWVLYKTLPPTLTHPTIAQLALVIRDPLNCSTPSLNDLRLFTSSSDSGDLVERCLFTGKILQAYPIPSAPIWSLAVAPTHDLLCLSTTSPNLHFLSIPPPTMFDPSPSLDTPPPHLLRTDALPSRTRTTSIAFGPPTFTQLPDGTAEWRNTTLVTGNSDSSWRKWEIPAPSDGSRQGPNRVVLKGRAVVEKVQKAGRGGRKAAGGAGGQKQTIVWSIGILPDGTVATTDSLGSVIFWDPLSLAQRQHFRAHKADAMCLAIGPGGSTVFTSGPDQRVCQFVRARAPGAEWVLASAKRLHAHDVRALAVWPPYVPVPTTTNTKHGTSIVGGGGHAPVLASGGWDMSPTFTPASHPSSPPLPSPLSRPSQSQTQPTFESTHPRRMGYLSSGLLTSSSPITFSPSARLVVGKRDRGVGIWRVHPNENGWEKLLEMELRLRTTIIATTISEQGKYLAVSDLYETKLFKLVPTSSGLKPIRLPLLPALLSSPLLHHLNTQLTTQGCGSTSMVFTPDEGRVVLGLVTGQVVIIELVEDEENVEVEVVKCFERKETVVRGRVIRGKNVNGNGNGVNGGRNAADDIDVSMADEADEQKSNSGSKSESESESESDSDSPSTFHSSGPHKQTQNEWISTLAVSEDGQWLGVADLEGRVEVFNLDSLQLHSTLPTLPHPPTTLSFPSLPSSSPYLAILAPTNTLSLYNLDQRRFVPLPSLGKGELEKFGNVLGKMQTPAMGMIWRPSRFSLSSSGSRSGGGGDGYGEGKALLWGTDYLVTLRVTRDMLHPIPNINGEVASSSMPNHMASPAATVSSANGPVNGKGGESKSSRKKRAREARQAKASHGQGEEGGAGVGGDLGEKKEEYYKIIGDRFKSILSVGWLAGSHQLQQQQLQQNEEGVEEGELEVGVVERPWGDFVAELPGVFWSGSYGSS; encoded by the exons ATGACAATTCCGCTCCATCGCATACGATTCTACGACCACACACCCTCCCCCATCACCGCCATACAATACTCTCCCCTCCCTCTTCCCGCCCCTTCCTCAACCCCCTCTCAAACCCCACCAGCACACCCAGGAGAGTGTATCATCGCAAGGGAAAACGGCCATATCGAAATATGGAAACATGTCTCCGACAAGCAAACAGACTCGTACGGAAACTGGGTCCTCTACAAG ACACTGCCCCCAACTCTTACCCATCCTACCATCGCGCAACTTGCTCTAGTCATCCGTGACCCTCTCAACTGCTCCACACCTAGTTTGAACGACCTTCGATTGTTCACATCCAGCTCGGACTCTGGAGATCTTGTTGAAAGATGCTTATTCACCGGCAAAATCCTCCAAGCCTACCCTATCCCCTCGGCGCCTATATGGTCTCTTGCGGTAGCTCCCACGCACGACCTCCTCTGTCTTTCCACCACCTCTCCCAACCTTCACTTCCTCTCTATCCCACCACCAACCATGTTTGACCCTTCACCCTCTCTTGATacacctcctcctcatctccttAGAACAGACGCTCTTCCTTCTCGCACTCGAACAACCTCTATCGCTTTCGGTCCTCCTACATTCACCCAGCTTCCTGACGGTACAGCCGAATGGCGTAACACGACATTGGTGACTGGTAACTCGGATTCATCGTGGAGGAAATGGGAGATCCCTGCACCTTCAGACGGGTCCAGACAGGGTCCCAATAGGGTGGTTTTGAAGGGACGAGCGGTGGTAGAGAAAGTGCAGAAAGCCGGAAGGGGTGGGCGTAAGGCCGCAGGTGGTGCCGGCGGACAGAAGCAGACTATTGTCTGGTCCATCGGTATCTTGCC TGATGGAACCGTGGCCACAACCGACTCTCTCGGCTCTGTTATATTCTGGGACCCCCTCTCTCTTGCCCAGCGTCAACATTTCCGCGCTCACAAAGCCGATGCCATGTGTCTCGCCATCGGACCCGGCGGTTCAACCGTCTTCACATCCGGTCCTGACCAGCGTGTTTGCCAATTTGTCCGAGCTCGAGCTCCTGGAGCAGAATGGGTGCTGGCCAGCGCCAAACGGTTACACGCTCACGACGTTAGGGCTCTTGCCGTTTGGCCGCCTTATGTCCCTGTGCCCACCACTACCAACACCAAGCATGGCACCAGCATTgttggaggaggagggcACGCCCCCGTACTCGCCTCGGGCGGATGGGACATGTCCCCCACCTTCACCCCCGCCTCCCacccttcctctcctcccctCCCATCCCCCTTGTCTCGCCCCTCCCAATCCCAAACTCAACCCACATTCGAATCCACCCACCCTCGACGGATGGGCTACCTTTCCTCCGGCCTTCTcacctcctcttcccctaTCACCTTCTCCCCCTCTGCCCGCCTTGTCGTCGGGAAACGCGATCGAGGCGTGGGGATCTGGAGGGTACACCCCAACGAAAACGGTTGGGAAAAACTCCTCGAAATGGAACTCCGCCTCCGCACCACCATTATCGCCACCACCATCTCCGAACAGGGGAAATACCTCGCCGTCTCAGATTTATACGAGACGAAACTCTTCAAGCTCGTCCCAACTTCTTCTGGGCTCAAACCCATCCGTCTCCCCCTCCTTCCTgctctcctctcttccccGCTTCTCCACCATCTAAACACCCAACTAACGACTCAAGGCTGCGGCTCGACGAGTATGGTGTTCACCCCCGATGAAGGCAGAGTGGTCTTGGGTCTCGTCACTGGACAAGTAGTGATCATCGAGCTAgtcgaggatgaggaaaaTGTAGAGGTGGAGGTCGTCAAGTGTTTCGAGCGCAAAGAGACGGTGGtgagaggaagagtgaTCAGGGGCAAGAACGTCAATGGCAATGGCAATGGCGTGAACGGGGGCAGGAATGCTGCTGATGATATCGACGTCTCTATGGCAGACGAAGCCGATGAGCAAAAGTCCAACTCTGGCTCTAAATCCGAATCCGAGTCCGAGTCTGAGTCTGATTCCGATTCACCATCCACTTTCCACTCCAGTGGCCCTCATAAACAAACTCAAAACGAGTGGATTTCAACGCTTGCAGTGAGTGAAGACGGTCAATGGCTCGGTGTGGCGGATCTGGAGGGCCGTGTCGAAGTTTTCAACCTCGACAGTTTGCAG CTACACTCAACTCTCCCCACCCTCCCTCACCCACCCACGaccctctccttcccctccctcccctcttcttccccctACCTCGCCATCCTCGCTCCTACCAACACTCTTTCGCTATACAACCTCGACCAAAGGCGGTTCGTTCCGCTCCCAAGCCTGGGGAAAGGGGAACTTGAAAAGTTTGGGAATGTTTTGGGCAAGATGCAGACGCCGGCTATGGGCATGATTTGGAGACCATCAAGATTCTCTCTCTCTAGTTCTGGTTCTAGGtcaggaggagggggagatggatatggagaaggaaaggcGTTACTCTGGGGAACAGATTACCTCGTCACCCTGCGCGTGACTAGGGACATGCTTCACCCCATTCCCAACATCAATGGCGAAGTGGCCTCATCCTCCATGCCCAACCACATGGCATCTCCCGCCGCCACCGTCTCATCGGCGAACGGACCTGTTAAcggaaaaggaggagaatCAAAGAGCTCAAGGAAGAAGCGAGCACGCGAAGCGCGCCAGGCAAAAGCCAGCCATGGGcaaggggaagaaggaggagcGGGAGTGGGAGGAGACCTcggggagaagaaggaagagtaTTACAAGATCATTGGAGATCGATTCAAATCCATCTTGTCCGTCGGATGGCTCGCTGGTTCACACCAGCTCCAACAGCAACAACTGCAGCAAAATGAAGAGGGGGTagaggaaggagagttGGAAGTGGGTGTGGTAGAAAGGCCTTGGGGCGATTTCGTGGCAGAGTTGCCGGGTGTGTTCTGGAGTGGGTCGTATGGCTCGAGCTAA